DNA sequence from the Candidatus Delongbacteria bacterium genome:
TCATGTTTTTCCTTACCAGTAGGGTAGAAATTTACCGATCTAGCCACACCAGAGAAAGTTGGATAAAATAAATCACCTTTCGTACTTCCAGTAACTTCTTGGAGTATTACTGCCATTTTCTCTTCATCAATCATATTCTTGGTTGCCCTCATGTATGATTTTGAGTTTTTGAAGAATACTGAAGCGTAAACAGATTTTATTGCAATAGAAAGCTGTACAGATCTGAATGTTAAATCTTCATGGTTATTGGCAAGCATATATGTAGAGTATATTCCTGCAAAAGGCTGATAATGAGCGTCTTCTAAAAGACTTGAAGATCTTATAGCCACAGGAGATTTTACCACAGATAAAAATGATTTTAGATCGTAATGAATTCTTTCAGGAAGTTTCCCCATGATAAACTTCATTAGAATGGTATCATCATCCTCATCACTTAAAGCAATTCTATAAAGATTATTAGTTTCCATGAACTCTTCAAAAACATCCGTAGTAATCACAACTGTTCTGGGAATTGAAATGATAATGTCATCATATTGTGAGGTAAGACTATGTTGCATGAGAACAGAATCTAAGAAGGCTAAACCTCTTCCTTTTCCACCCAATAAACCATTACCAATACGGGAGAAAATTGGACTCTCATCAAATTTATCTTTATCAAATCTGGCTATTTTACCTCTGGACTTATAATTTCTATAATTTTTAATGGTGTCCTTCATATACTGACGAACCGTTTCTATGTCCGTAAAATCTGAAACATTTCGAACTTTAATTACTTTTTCCAGAGAATATAACGCTCTAGCTTTCAGCCATTTAGAAACATGATGATTAGTAAAATGGTACTCTAGAGATTTTAATGGAACCTCACTTAGCTTCTTTCTAAATGTTCTTAAATCCGAAGCTCTATCAATCTCCTTTAATTTCCCAGGCATCCATTTCATTTGGCTATCATTTTCTGGAAGTCTAAATATGAAATCACCAAACCAAAATTGCTCTCTAATTATATCCTTCAATTCTTGTATAATATTTTTTGAATACTTGTTTATAAATCCAACACCCATCTTTTGAGCTTCTAATGCATATTTTTCTTCTGAAGATTGAATAATAATTGGAATGTTTAATTTGTCAGCTTTGATAAGTCTGGTAAGTTCTACTCCTGATTCATTCTCTTTATTTCCTTCTTTTGGATATCTTACGTCGGTAATGACTCCAAGAAGATTATGTTTATATTTCTCATAATAATCTAAAGCTTGCTCAAAGCTAGTAGCTAGAACAATTTTTGGTCTTCCTCTCATTTTCATCATTTGTTGATGATCATTTAAACCTTCGCTCATAAGCATTCTTGCCTGATTGAAAAGTAACTTATACATTAATGGAAGATAGCTTGAAATATACCTTATGGAGTCTTCAACCAACATAATTACCGGCACGCCAACAACCTCGACATCGTGAGAAACATTCATTTTATCTTCAATTAGCTTAATAATAGCAAGGAAAATAGATGGATTTCCAAGCCAAGAGAAGGTGTAATCAATGTAGGAAAGATCTTCTTTCATTAGCCTCTTACTAACTTCTTTTGAAAAAGGTGTCAATACAACGACTGGTTTGTTTGGATAGATCTCCTTGATTTGTTTAGCTAATTCAAAAGGTTGAACATCACCCACATTTAGCATAGTTATCACAAGATCATAATACTTTTTAGACAGGGCTGTTTTTGCCTGTACTGCAGTATTAGCCTGAGTGATACTTGGAGGATATCTCAGATTTAATGAAACGTATTCCTGAAAAAGTTGTTCATCAATTCTACCATCCTCTTCAAGTAAAAATTTGTCATATTTTGAACATACAAGTAATATATCCATTACTCTCTTACCCATTAATTCATGGTAGGGAGTATCAATGAATTGATATTTTTCTGTTGAGTATTTTATATTGTATCGTAGATTTGCCATAATTATCTCACTTTTGAAAGTCTTATTATTTTTTTATAATTGTCAATGTTAACATGAAATCTTCCAAGATAGGAATATCCCAGAAGTCCATCAATCCCACTTCCTGGACTATTCTTTGTTATTATTCCAGTTACGTTTTGTTCACTGGCAGTTCCCAATGTTACCTCGTCTAGGTTCACCAAAAAGGCATCGGCTGTTGAGCCATCAGCCAAAGAGATTCTAACAGAAGATCCTTTTTCCTTTTTCACACCAGCTTTTATTGCCGCTTTCTCACTAATAACTACCTGAGAAGCCCCCGTATCCACAATGAATTTCATCATAATTCCGTTGACCGAAACATTTACAAGAACCTGATTATTTTTAATCT
Encoded proteins:
- a CDS encoding phosphoenolpyruvate synthase yields the protein MANLRYNIKYSTEKYQFIDTPYHELMGKRVMDILLVCSKYDKFLLEEDGRIDEQLFQEYVSLNLRYPPSITQANTAVQAKTALSKKYYDLVITMLNVGDVQPFELAKQIKEIYPNKPVVVLTPFSKEVSKRLMKEDLSYIDYTFSWLGNPSIFLAIIKLIEDKMNVSHDVEVVGVPVIMLVEDSIRYISSYLPLMYKLLFNQARMLMSEGLNDHQQMMKMRGRPKIVLATSFEQALDYYEKYKHNLLGVITDVRYPKEGNKENESGVELTRLIKADKLNIPIIIQSSEEKYALEAQKMGVGFINKYSKNIIQELKDIIREQFWFGDFIFRLPENDSQMKWMPGKLKEIDRASDLRTFRKKLSEVPLKSLEYHFTNHHVSKWLKARALYSLEKVIKVRNVSDFTDIETVRQYMKDTIKNYRNYKSRGKIARFDKDKFDESPIFSRIGNGLLGGKGRGLAFLDSVLMQHSLTSQYDDIIISIPRTVVITTDVFEEFMETNNLYRIALSDEDDDTILMKFIMGKLPERIHYDLKSFLSVVKSPVAIRSSSLLEDAHYQPFAGIYSTYMLANNHEDLTFRSVQLSIAIKSVYASVFFKNSKSYMRATKNMIDEEKMAVILQEVTGSTKGDLFYPTFSGVARSVNFYPTGKEKHEHGVVNVAVGLGKTIVDGGVSFRFNPHYPKQSMQLTNADIAIKTTQKEFYALSMDSMQFKPSIDESVNFQKVNINDADKDTLLYTASTYDYQDNVIRDGINSRGIRIATFASILKYNYFPLPEIIKEIMALGEAEFNNPVEIEFAVNIDNSCGQKNFNILQIRPIVADNKIFSINLEEVKEEECIIMSENALGNGIYNDLFDFIYIKPEAFDPSKTKVMRDIIEKINDAMVHEKKYFILCGPGRWGSSDPWLGIPVSWPQISHAKIIIESGLKTFHIEASQGSHFFQNITSLGVGYFTINPFIKDGLYDLEFLNSQKAIYEDDYYRHIRFDAPIVVNIDGHKGVGIIYKPIENYGE